Genomic DNA from Ictidomys tridecemlineatus isolate mIctTri1 chromosome 6, mIctTri1.hap1, whole genome shotgun sequence:
TGAAGGAGCACAAGAACAGGAAGGCTTAGAGTGAAGAGGGAAAACTGGTACTTTGATGAAAGCGAAGAAAAGACAGGGACAGGAATTCATACAAGAAAACTAAAATGGAAGTTTCTCTTTATTGGGAATTTTCCTTATGGGAAGTTTCTGAAAAGGAAACCTCCTAAACTGGGAATCTGTCCAGGATTCTGTTCCCATGCAGCCCCGAGCCATCTTTGGACCTCTGAGATGAAAGGGGAATCTGTTCTTCCTTTGCATTGAATTTAAGGTTCCCACCTACCTCTTTTGTTAAAGACAAATaggcaaaaaatgaaaaaagaaaaatgacttgaCATCTGTTGATACCTAACCTGGCCTTCTGGTTCTTGCAAATGTTATTGAATGGCTATGCATGAGCCAGAATATCTACCAAGGTTCTGATCTGTTCTTGGAAGTCTTTCTCTGCCTCTTACTACTTCTATACTGAATAAGTATCACAAAAATATGTTACCAAGCAGAAAGGAAACACAAGAACAGAAAGGCTTAAAGTGAAGTCTTCTAATAGACTATTTCCCAAATAGAGCCTGTCCTGTTCTTAAGATGATTAAGGAATGGAAGAGTACACAACCTGGTCTTGTGCACAAGAttgttaattaagaaaaaaatctaacctAAATATTCTTTTGTAATCAAAACCCACTTCTTCTGTTCCATTCATATAGGGATAGAAAACACCTCTCTTTTTATGCATTAGTAGCTCCATTCATCAGCCTTctccaaaaaagagaaaactaggtTCTGCCTTTTCCAATGACTGTTTCCTATCCTTTTCTGTACTTTAATTTGTTCCATTGAATACATACTGGCTTCTTCatacccttttttaaaattgaatttatttttctaataagatATGACTGGTGCCTTCCAAACAAACAGGTTTGTCCCTGTGTCTCAAATCACAGGGCTATTAATTCACCCTAAGATCATTGTAGAAGCactgcttcctctttttctatgcCTCAACAAACTTACTGTTATTTTTTACCCTTTCTGATTAAACTTCAGCCTCTTATTGATCAACAATTTCTCTTACCTAGTAGGGTAGTTTTGGAATCTTAAACCTGCTTTCCAAGTTATTGGTCTTTCTACCTTATTTACTACATGAGAGTAACATATCATGTGTCTTAGTAAGGTGCTGTTTGGTTAAGCCTCAAAAAAGATGTGTGAACTCACAATGCACATACACCACTTGTTTGGGACTTCTATGTGAAGTAATGATGTCATTCTGAAATAATTGATGAGAATGTGACTTATGGCAGAAAATTTTATGTGTGATTGCGTTCATCTTTGTTGAGAACAGATCTGTGTACATTCCTTCCTGCATGTTTCCAAATTGCCTACTCTCCTATACTTTCAGttgttgaaataaaatgaataacttATGAATTTCTGggattgttctttttaaatatattcttctttcAGGCTTCAGAGATATTTTGGTATTTCCATGAGGCCCCCAAATAACAGTTAGTGACTTTGCTATTCAGTACCTGCCAGTTTCTTAGTTCCTCCAAGATGCTCAGCTCAGACTCAGTTGATTGGAACACATCAAGTTTTGACGTTCATCTTCCATTAAGCTCCTTTTATCCAGTCTCATCATTAATCCCTGGAGCTGTTCCCCACAACTTCCTTAGGCATAGCTAATATTGATCTGTTCCAGGTCACAAGTTGGGCTTGGAGCAAAAATGCTTTCAGAACAGACAGCAGCCCTGGGGACAGGATGGGAGTCAATGAATGTACAGCTGGATGGAACAGAGCCCCAGATGGAAAGGGGAAGCCAGGAAGAGGGGCCATGGAGAACAGCACCAGGGCCACTGGAGAACCTATGCTGTGATCTTGAAGAGGAGCCACAGTCATTTCAGGAGAAGGGTGAGAGCCCACAGCAGTGTGGGAAACCCAATGTGTAGTCTCCTAATTTCTGTtcaaagagtagagtttaaaaTCCCCAAATTATCATGGACTAAACAGCATACCCAGTACCAGCACCAGTCCTTTCTTCCTTGCCCTGCTTTCAGGACTCATGAATTCTTCAACCATGTGATTAGGCTTTTCCTGTCGCTTGCACAATTATTCCTTCCACATGCAAGTATGTAATTGGTGGTATTGAATGTGGGAGATGAAGAAAGTGCAACACTGATTTCCATTAGAGAACACACCAAGTAATATAATACTTCACTAAATGAAAATTTCATTCAAATAATACAAATTCAAAAGCTATCTAATGCCCTTACAGAACATTTTGAGTGAAGGATTCTTCATCTATgtttatgcattttaattttatcaatggTCATAGATATTAGAGAAGATGAGACCATTATGCTCCTCTAAAATGAAGTACTTATTGGAAAATGAGGGATAATTCATCTCTAATGGTTCCTCTCTCCCCTTACCAGCTCAATCTACTCCCTGGGTTCCTGCAATTCCTCAAGAGGGGAGCACTGGAGATTGGGAGATGGCAGCTGCCCTTCTTGCAGCTGGATCACAGGTGGGATGTATAAAGTTGGCCTCTCTCAAGGTCTCATCAaacagttttatagttttaatattatcccattgatttttttagttCAGATGAATACTAATTGTATGTTAATATTATAACTGAACAGAGTCTATCCTTTTCCAAGGGGCACATTATACCCTTGGAAAATTAAATGGAGGCACAACAAGGAGAGGTGATTTCTTAAAGATAGGGTTTTTAAATGGATGGGTATGTTATTATCCACAGGGGAATTTTTAAGAATAGTTAATTAGCtttattcaattaataaatatggaaatattaGGAAGAGAAGACCTAAGTAAAGCTTGGAAGAATATAGACAGGATTGGGTAGATAATGAAGCActtagggaaaagaagaaaagaaatatgtaaagAGGGTCAAAGCTAGATAAGAAAATAGGTATAGATTCAGAAAGCAATAGAGGAGCCAAGGAAAGATAATAGTAGTAGTTTTTACTACACTCCCAGAGTGCTTATCATCTGTGCTCTTCTCTGGGTGCTTTGTGTGATCTCATTTGATTCTGAGAATAAATCAATCATcccattttaaatgagaaattaaggTATTTTTATAAGGTCATACTGCTAGTATAAGTAACAAAACTAAGAGTCATTTGGCTCCATATTCTGGGCCTAACTATCATACTGTGCTGCCTGAAATGGTAAAGGTATAGCATGATGGGAAAcaagaatgtttaatttttatcattttgtgttGCCATAAAAAGGGGGGGTATTACGGAGGAAGGAGAAGATGGTACAGAATTTCTGTAATAAAAAGAGTAAAGCAAGTGATAAGAGATTGAGTAGACATTAAGACAGAGGGAGTGAGGAGTTTGTGATACCTCAACTTCTCATGATCCTATTTGGGAAACTTCTCTGGTGACATTACCCTCACTCACTCCTTAACCATTAACCTTTATTCCTCTCCTCACTTCCCCTTTACCAAAACCATATATCCTACCCAGGGATCTCTAGGCAATTCTTTTCCTAGGtattctcttgctctctcttctcTACTAAATCAGCCTTTTATACTGAGATCACATTTTCCTTAAGGGACAGCTACTGACCGAGATGCTATATTTTGTTCAGGGCCTGGTAACCATCAAGGATGTGTCACTGTGCTTCTCTCAGGAAGAGTGGCGGAGCCTGGACCCCTCTCAAACAGACTTTTATGGAGAATATGTCATGCAAGAAAACTGTGGAATAGTGGTCTCTCTGAGTAAGCATGATCTTCCCTACCTACTAAAAGATCATACCCTGAGAAGAAAAAGCCATCTGCTTCAGGACTCTTTCTAGGCTTCTGCCAAAGAAAGAACCTCAGGGCTAACCCCAAGAGAATGGAAGTGAGggatcactttaaaaaaatacttaataatgcTGAATTGTGCAGTAAAGAACTTGAGGTTCTTCTTGGTTGGGATTGGGTGGTTCTtacaaagcagagagagagacatttgGAACTGGGTCCTCAGAATCCTGGGAACCATCTAGGGGAAGACAGTTTCCAAGGACATGACTGGGAATGGGGTGGAGTGGGGGCAGTTTGCAGTAGGACTAAAGTAAAGTTCTGAAGTTATAGTAGGACTAAAGTGAAGTTATGATCAGAAAGGGAACTTGGGCTGGAAGGATTTGAGTAGAAAATAACAGActaaattggaaaagaaaatgtgttttcctaGGATAAAGAAGAGGGACTTAACAGAAATGGTAGGAGTCAAGAGAGAGGCTTGAatctggcctgctttttcttaGAGTTCCAAGAAATCATCTAGGAAACAGGTTTTTTCACAAATATAGGATAACTGTTGAACTAACTTacatctctatttttctttcccatgGGCAGGATTTCCAATTCCTAAACTTGACATGCTTTCTCAACTAGAAGGAGGAGAAGAACAATGGGTCCCTGACCCCCAGGACTTAGAGGAGAGGGATATCCTGAGGGTCACATATACAGGTGAGGACCTAGAAAGGATTTTCAGCCGCTGCCTTCACCATTCTTGGGGTGTCATTATTGTATATTACTCTCATTTAAAGGTTTGGAGATCTTTTTCTTCAAAAGCAAATCAGTGTAACAGAAAAGTTTATAAGACAGTCCAGCATCAAACTTTGAGGATTTGAATTCTGGACAATGTCCATGGAACCTTGGAAAAATAGTTGACTTCTTCTTGGTTTCTTCCTATCTAAATTATTTTGAGTATTAAATATGTTAACATATTAGAACAATATAACAAGGCCAAGAAAGTAATAAGCACACAGTAAATGTTTGTTACTGTTACtattgatgttgttgttgttgaatctCCTATCCATTTCAGGAATGACTTCCATGTCTCTCTAGTATTGCTGACACTGATGATTGCAACACATTCCTTCATTCTCTCTATCCATATTTAGGTTAGAAGATGTTGATTAGTAGTAATAAATAGTAGTTGATAAATAATGCTAATAAGTAATGACAATAGCATATACCACTTTCTAAGTGTTTACTATGTGCTGATATTATGCTATTATATAATAACCTTGGGAGAGAGGTGTTTTACTCCTGTTttgcagaagaggaaatgaaggctTTAAGAATTTAAATGGATAGCTGAGATTAAAACTTGGCTGATCTACTCCTTAAGCCTAGGCTTTTAGAACCTCTACACCTATCACCCTATCTTATATATTAGAATATGTCCTCTCAACCCTCCTGGGGTGAGGTTTGGCATCATACATCATGCTTAGGTCCTAGGGTACTATCTTGTGACTCCCTTTTTGGGgttgttctttttccttctccacaGGAGATGGAAGTGAACATGAGGGGGATACCCCTGAACTAGAAGCAGAACCTCCCAGAATGTTATCTAGTGTGTCTGAAGATACTGTTCTCTGGAATCCAGAGCAGGATGAGAACTGGGATTCCATGTCCAGGAGCTCCAGAGGAATGCTCCTAGGACCACCTTTTCTTCAGGAAGATAGCTTCTCAAATCTTCTATGTGGCACAGAGATGGATTCTCTCTTAAGACCCCATACATGCCCCCAATGTGGGAAACAGTTTGTGTGGGGCTCCCACCTTGCCAGGCACCAgcaaacacacactggagagaggcCCTATAGCTGCCTCAAGTGTGAGAAAAGCTTTGGACGAAGACACCACCTAATCAGGCACCAGAAAACCCACCTACATGACAAGCCCAGCAGGTGTTCTGAGTGTGGCAAGAATTTCCGATGCAATTCCCATCTGGCCAGCCACCAGAGAGTGCATGCAGATGGCAAGTCCTGCAAGGGTCAAGAGGTTGGAGAGAGTCCTGGGGCTAGGAAACGGCAGCGTGCCCCACCAGTGCCAAAATGCCATGTGTGCACTGAATGTGGGAAGAGCTTTGGCCGAAGGCACCACCTAGTGAGACACTGGCTGACCCATACCGGGGAGAAGCCCTTCCAGTGCCCTCGGTGTGAGAAGAGCTTTGGCCGCAAACATCACCTGGACAGGCATCTGCTGACCCATCAGGGGCAAAGTCCCCGAAGTAGCTGGGACCGAGGGACATCTGTCTTTTGAAATCTGTCTCTGCTGCAGTTATGGTCAGGTCTATCAGCCGGTGCTACCAGTAGTCACTGCCAGGGCTGCCTCTATCCTGCACCCCAATGGCCAGAATCATGAGCCCTGGCCCTGTCCCTAGAGAAATGATGCTCCAGCATTGGCCAGAGTATTTCTCACCAGTTCTGTGAGAACACATGAAAACAGGGTTCTTTGGGCAAAATTTTGGGAAACAATGCATACAATGTGGGCTGATATTCAGCCTGAGCCCATTCTCAAAGGTACAGTGGTACCAGCAGTTATGGCTGAGGTCCATTCTCATTGGTTGGAGAATGTACGATACCacttgttaaatatttttgagtatcACCCTTGTGTATTAATTATATTCTTtctctatatatacacatatatttgtgaatatatGTAGAGAGAGACTATTTTGCATATTAAAGGGTCTGAAAGCTTCTGCAGTAAACTGTTGTTAATGCAGTGTTTCCTAAACTTACTTGACCTCAATATCCTCTTTATTTCATATCCCACAGAACTGGTGACTCCATGAAATGTACTCTGGTAAACAATGAATTTGAAAGTAATGAGGAAACAGGAATGAGATTGTGATCAGGCACCCAGAGTCCCCTTTTTTATCCCTGTGAAAGCCAGGGGGCCAGATGTTATTCCTGTGTGGGTCTGTCACCCTTACCTTAGTCATCCATATACACATCTACACCTCTCAATGCCACCTGCTGAAAAAACAAAGGACTTTTCCACCTCCTATTCCTATTTCCTTCATCTTGCACATACATATTCCAGCTGAGAGATCACGCTATAATGCTAAAAGATGGATGTTACCTCCCGAAGTAATCCAGGCCCACACAGAAGAAAAAACTATTCCCTCAAACAGATCCCCTCTCCCATTGACTGTGTCtttatgtgtgtctctgtgtacatgtgtgcaggatccttgaagagagcatgCTAAGTGCAAATTGTACAAGCTAGGTTTTCTAGGGGTTGTGTTCTGGGGATGAGGGTAGTGGGGATTGTatggggatttttgttttgttttgtttcaagatAGAAAGTAATCTGCGTGATAAAGGGAGCCCTAGTGGAAAGGGTTCAATGATGGATTAAGTTGTGTACAAAGTTTTCCCCAGTATCACTGAGATCAAGACATTTGTGGGTTTGTATGTCTAGGTCTGAATCTCTGAGTTGCAAATTGTTTTTACCCAGGAGAAGACAGAAAGAAGTCTTCAGAGCAGAGAGCTGTTTCTTGTTGATTTCAGGCAAGGCACATTTAGAAGGTTTGTGCTGAGTGGGGTTTTTGTCTTGTCTTTTATGAGTGCTGGAAAATTAGGACAGGAATCACAGTGTTTGCAAGTTGTTGTTATTAATCTTGACTTTGATTTCCTCATCAAGGGGGAAGAGTTACCTTGAGGATCTCATTCTCCCAGAAACAGAACTTTATGGGAAAAGGCTGTGGCTTAACTTTTCAGCTGATGCAGGGTAATGAGCTTTCTGGCTGGTTTTTCTTCCAATTCTGGAAAAGTGTCCATACTGTGAATCTTAGAATTCTAAGGTATCCACACTAGGATTTGTATAAATATTCTAACATCTGTTAGTTGATAAGGTGGTCATTGTTTCTCATTATTAATGATTGTGTTAATGCCAATCTTATAATTTATCTTGTTAGAGCAGTTTGAgttaggaaggaagaaaagcaaagagggtgaaattgtgatattttttctttaattcttagaTTCTGGATTCTCCCTAAGACAATTATTTCTTAACCACAGTTGATGGAATTAACCAGAAACACAAGAGGAAGTGAGCTGCAAGAATCTAATTTAGTGATTGCTCCATCTTGCTTAGGAAAAACTGGATGAATCACAGCTCTTCAGAGTCCTGGGCTCAAGTGGAATTGAAAATAGGGTCATTTTGCTGACTGGGCTTCTTAAGACTACAAACAAGAGTAGCTCAGCTCCATCTCTCTTTTGCTACTGAGAGCACCCTTCCATCTTTGCCTGGAATGCACTTCTCTTGCTTCTGTTCTTAGGAATAAAGTAAAATGGCCAACCAGCCCTCTGTAAGCAGGCCTTACCCTAGGTCCTCAGGGAcagaagcattttaaaatcagtattaGGAGATGcccaagaaaataagaaaatattaggtTCCAGTGTTAAAACTGGACTataccatttctttttctctcatactttaaatacaaatatttaatacaaatataaagCTTTCTATAATAGAACCTATTTTGGATCACAGATATGTTTGATATCTGGTAAAAACCAGATGCCCACTTTTGTGAAAAAATAGACATATTACAGTTTACATAGTTTTGCATATACATTTAGCAGATTCAGAGCCCACCCGTGGAATCCCTAAACTGTGGTCAAAGAAAGGGATTTATCATGACTCAATATGGTTATTCTATATTTGTGTCAAGAATTACAAGGCAAAGGTCACTAAATATTTTAAGGACTAAGATACTAGAAGCATCAGGGTATGAGGACAGAATCTGGTCTTTAATGACTATAAGAATATTGCTTAGTTCTATTCTGTTTTCAAGAAATATCTGACATGCTAGCAAATCCAACTCCTCACAAACCTGGTCTTAAGCCCTTGTGGTAAGTGGTATTCCTTACTATCAGGTCAGACATCTTAATATCTACATGTTAACCTCCAGCCTTTTATCTGTTTTAGTAATTGTAGGGATAGAAAGTGAAGCCCCCAAAATGTAGGTGCAGCTGAAAGGCATCATGGAGTCTAAGGGCCTTCCACAGAAGGGGCGATCCTTTGGGTCATCTCTGGTGTACTATTGTCTTCTCTACCTCGGTCCAACATCACCTCCCTtggacaaaaaataaaacaagcaacaGCCATTCAATGAGTGAAtagatttgaattatttttcccaCAGGGAATCAGCCTCAAACATTCATCTTCCACCTAATTCTCATCTGCCACATGGCTACCGGGTTCCCTTGAAATAAAAAGTGTCTGTGACTTCTCTCTGGGCAAAATGTAAAACAGGGAAGTGTATCTTTAGGATCCTGTCACAGTTTTCCATCTGTGGTGACTATGCCCTAATTCAGGTATCCTTCCCTTTGCACCCCCAAGGAATAAAGGATCCCTTGCATAGGAGAATGTAACCCAAAGGGCTAGCTTTTCCTGaagctatttatatt
This window encodes:
- the Znf641 gene encoding zinc finger protein 641, giving the protein MLSEQTAALGTGWESMNVQLDGTEPQMERGSQEEGPWRTAPGPLENLCCDLEEEPQSFQEKAQSTPWVPAIPQEGSTGDWEMAAALLAAGSQGLVTIKDVSLCFSQEEWRSLDPSQTDFYGEYVMQENCGIVVSLRFPIPKLDMLSQLEGGEEQWVPDPQDLEERDILRVTYTGDGSEHEGDTPELEAEPPRMLSSVSEDTVLWNPEQDENWDSMSRSSRGMLLGPPFLQEDSFSNLLCGTEMDSLLRPHTCPQCGKQFVWGSHLARHQQTHTGERPYSCLKCEKSFGRRHHLIRHQKTHLHDKPSRCSECGKNFRCNSHLASHQRVHADGKSCKGQEVGESPGARKRQRAPPVPKCHVCTECGKSFGRRHHLVRHWLTHTGEKPFQCPRCEKSFGRKHHLDRHLLTHQGQSPRSSWDRGTSVF